A stretch of Panulirus ornatus isolate Po-2019 chromosome 36, ASM3632096v1, whole genome shotgun sequence DNA encodes these proteins:
- the LOC139760432 gene encoding uncharacterized protein, giving the protein MADSTINILKAYKTPWSIRRAKNVQKAKKKSRKKRLRKSAKKENLQESKKRPRKSCLTSPFKKQTLLKARIARNIHLKKPVKKVKFNKDVEVEEVERYNERVVPKENPNIPQPAHHNEKTNTQPPHHNEKTNTQPPHHNEKTNTQPPHHNEKTNTQPPHHNEKTNTQPPHHNEKTNTQPPHHKEKTNTQPPHQKEKTNTQQPHQKEKTNTQPPHQKEKTNTQPPHRKVKPKPKKIPPSHYKEIGEILRLFDPKNDYDKFQLPSFVSRSHPKDIDNAEPPGHMNKEQPPRHIQDIKNVLKRKGPRKKKKQLLSSFFGKPLSRDFRAKKDRPLPLNLLMRPKTTGIVQHTFKRKLNHRVDPSARAVELERTDCFRYVLKPVRKFKGSMEYFDHEYDLKNDYINATVVNNGFQEFLVTPHPKRNTVSDFWRLVRDSGSCTIVMIMGPTADLDDYPRYWPLPGESLNLFDDTFTPMSVINESQEWFLNFVKLDKLRRDQDRAKQRVQRKAAAKREGQQQCKRNEETEQEQQLEEGHDRQPKLPQKPEKGRRQLQQGSQLEEGHQSEVELLLEQGQQLEQDHQPEQGHQQPQQGQQLEKGQQPEQKQLPEQGQQQPQSPGQGQQQQPRKPEQGQPRQPQETGQGQQQQPRTHGQGRQQQPQKTEQGQQQPQKTWQGQQQQSQRAGQGQQQQPQEAGQGQQQNPRKPEQGQQQQPHRPGQWQQQQPQKTGQQQEPQKPRQGEQQQHQRRGQGEQQQPRKPEQGQQQHPRKSEQGQQQQPQTSRQGQQKQPQTPGQGLPRQPQKPGQGQQQPQKPGQDQQKPQKPGQGQQKQPQTPGQGLPRQPQKLGQGQQQPQKPGQEQKQQPQTPEQGQQQQPEKPGQGRQQPQKPGQGQRQQPQKEGEGQQQQPHRPGQGQQQQPQTLGQGQQQQPQTLGQGQQQQPQKTEQGQQQQPQTLGQGQQQQPQKTGQGQQQPQKTGQGQHQQPQKTGQGQIRHPQKPEQGQQQQPQKTGQGQIRHPQKPEQGEQRHPQKPWQGEQQQPRKTEQGQQPQPQKPEQGQQQEPQKPEQGHQQEPQKAGQGQQPQKAGQGQQRQPQKTGQGQQQQQPQKTGQGQQQPQKTGQGQQQPQKAGQGQQQHPQKPEQGQQQHPQKTGQGQQRHPQKTEQGQRQPQKTGQGQQQQPQKTGQGQQQQPRKPEQGQQPHPQNTGQGQQQQSRKPEQGQRQPQKTGQGQRQQPQNTGQGQQQQLLKPEQGQEQPQKTRQGQERHPQKPEQGQQRQPLKPEQGQHQQPQKTGQRQQQQEPQKAGQGQQPQKAGQGQQQEPQNTGQGQQQEPQNTGQGQQQQKPQKTGHRHQQYPQKTGHRHQQQHQKTGQGQQQQPCKPEQGQQSHPQKPEQGQHQQPQKTGQRQQQQEPQKAGQGQQPQKEGQGQQQEPQNTEQARQHPQKTGAATQPTKTGKGRDPQKTGKGSTTASKPGKGSTTPQNQSKGSNTLKRQGKGSNNSLKRQGKGSKNSLKRQGKGSNNSLKNRARAAATPQNQSKAATSLKTGKEQQASQTRARAATTPSKTRARDSNDSHSNQSKGSTNSLKRQGKGSNNKSLKKQVKVNNLKKQGKDSNKSLKTQGKGSRNSLKTQGKGSNNKSLKRQGIGTNNTLKRQGIGTSNSLRRQGKGSSNSLANQSKGSNHTLKNQSKGSTNSLKRQGKGSNNKSLKKQVKVNNLKKKDRARAAATASQTRARAATHTSKTEQGQRHTQKPEQGQQQQPQKTGQGQQQHPQKTEQGQQQQPRKPEQGQQPHPQKPEQGQQPHPQKPEQGQQRRPQKPGQQHHPHRSGQEQQQHPHRSGQEQQQHPHRSGQGQQQHPHRSGQEQQQHPHRSGQEQQQHPHRSGQGQQPRQRHAKPEQMGKRQRLQHRQQQEQQKLEEKQDEDGDNTGGGEGGRREGEGDEEEEEEEEGKEKEKEKEEKKEEEKEREEKEEEKEEEKEEEEEENRKEEEEEKEEEEEKEMEEDGEDHQEHKKQEREEGGKERGENEVDKEEEVGVGGGGGGREDEQEEERSAEYQRQQEYGVGEVQPRQLQHYQWETSLQEQFQAQHQSCRYFYVTDFLLDGDGMSRKVRHLHFHMCGEKMLQYPGFLLLAHRAINHQEMSGGPIIVHCADGADYSGAFVALTRLIQKEVDCPNVKFIDIFEAVEHVRQYLPRAVYQFGCYRFLYKCMQKFLSKIVYLGHWPSKEELPREATTNLSRRMGIDSLLQRIKSQYPDIYKSHAGRLSERRGEKEAYLDLFREVIETIESQTDDKGPFKTRRCKVIPKVRKRPKTFPACTRGLCNLRHVPLSSLKKAMVKLDKK; this is encoded by the exons ATGGCTGATTCAACCATAAATATTCTGAAAGCATATAAAACACCTTGGTCAATTAGAAGAGCGAAGAATGTCCAAAAAGctaaaaagaaatcaagaaaaaaacgCCTTAGAAAATCTGCCAAAAAAGAGAATCTccaagaaagtaaaaaaagacCAAGGAAAAGTTGCCTTACAAGCCCTTTCAAAAAACAGACGCTTCTAAAAGCTCGAATAGCAAGAAACATTCACCTTAAAAAGCCAGTAAAAAAAGTCAAGTTTAATAAAGACGTAGAAGTGGAAGAAGTGGAAAGGTACAACGAGAGAGTGGTTCCTAAAGAAAACCCCAATATACCTCAGCCAGCTCATCACAATGAGAAAACCAACACCCAGCCACCTCATCACAATGAGAAAACCAACACCCAGCCACCTCATCACAATGAGAAAACCAACACCCAGCCACCTCATCACAATGAGAAAACCAACACCCAGCCACCTCATCACAATGAGAAAACCAACACCCAGCCACCTCATCACAATGAGAAAACCAACACCCAGCCACCTCATCACAAAGAGAAAACCAACACCCAGCCACCTCATCAAAAAGAGAAAACCAACACCCAGCAACCTCATCAAAAAGAGAAAACCAACACCCAGCCACCTCATCAAAAAGAGAAAACCAACACCCAGCCACCTCATCGCAAAGTGAAACCCAAACCCAAGAAAATCCCGCCTTCGCATTACAAAGAAATTGGCGAAATATTACGGCTATTTGATCCCAAGAATGACTACGATAAATTCCAgcttcctagcttcgtgtctCGTTCTCACCCAAAGGATATCGACAATGCTGAGCCCCCTGGTCACATGAATAAGGAACAGCCTCCCCGCCACATACAAGATATCAAGAACGTCCTGAAAAGAAAAGGaccgagaaagaagaaaaagcaaCTCCTGTCATCATTTTTTGGCAAGCCATTGAGCAGAGATTTTAGAGCCAAGAAGGACCGCCCTCTTCCCCTGAATCTGTTAATGAGGCCCAAAACTACAGGCATTGTCCAGCACACGTTTAAGCGTAAGCTCAACCATCGGGTAGATCCATCTGCACGAGCTGTGGAGCTAGAAAGAA CGGACTGTTTCCGGTATGTGCTCAAGCCAGTCAGGAAATTCAAGGGATCCATGGAATATTTCGACCATGAGTACGACCTAAAGAACGACTACATCAATGCCACTGTGGTCAAC AACGGCTTCCAAGAGTTCCTGGTGACGCCCCACCCCAAGAGGAACACAGTGAGCGACTTCTGGAGGTTGGTGAGGGACTCTGGCAGTTGTACCATCGTCATGATCATGGGTCCCACTGCCGACTTG GATGACTACCCGCGCTACTGGCCACTACCAGGGGAAAGCCTCAACTTGTTCGATGACACATTCACACCCATGTCGGTGATTAACGAATCCCAGGAATGGTTCCTAAATTTCGTTAAACTGGACAAGCTGAGGAGGGATCAGGACCGAGCGAAACAGAGAGTGCAGCGGAAGGCGGCGGCGAAGAGAGAGGGGCAGCAGCAATGTAAGCGCAACGAGGAGACGGAACAAGAGCAACAGCTCGAGGAAGGGCACGATCGACAACCAAAACTCCCTCAGAAACCGGAAAAAGGACGTCGGCAGCTTCAGCAAGGGTCGCAGTTGGAGGAAGGGCATCAGTCAGAGGTAGAGCTGCTGCTGGAACAAGGGCAGCAGCTGGAGCAAGATCATCAGCCAGAACAAGGGCACCAACAGCCACAACAAGGACAGCAGCTGGAAAAAGGGCAGCAACCAGAGCAAAAGCAGCTGCCAGAGCAAGGACAACAACAACCTCAAAGCCCAGGGCAagggcagcagcaacagcctCGCAAACCAGAGCAAGGGCAGCCGAGACAGCCCCAAGAGACAGGGCAagggcagcagcaacagcctCGCACACATGGGCAAGGACGGCAGCAACAACCTCAAAAGACAGAGCAAGGGCAGCAACAACCTCAAAAGACATGGCAAGGGCAGCAACAACAGTCTCAAAGGGCAGGGCAAGGGCAGCAACAACAGCCTCAAGAAGCAGGGCAAGGGCAGCAACAAAACCCTCGCAAACCAGAGCAAGGGCAGCAACAACAGCCTCACAGACCAGGGCAATGGCAGCAACAACAGCCTCAAAAGACAGGGCAACAGCAAGAGCCTCAAAAGCCAAGGCAAGGGGAGCAGCAACAGCATCAAAGGAGAGGGCAAGGGGAGCAGCAACAGCCTCGCAAACCAGAGCAAGGGCAGCAACAACACCCTCGCAAATCAGAGCAAGGGCAGCAACAACAGCCTCAAACGTCAAGGCAAGGGCAGCAAAAACAGCCTCAAACGCCAGGACAAGGGCTGCCGAGACAGCCTCAAAAACCAGGGCAAGGGCAGCAACAGCCTCAAAAACCAGGGCAAGACCAGCAAAAGCCTCAAAAACCAGGGCAAGGGCAGCAAAAGCAGCCTCAAACGCCAGGGCAAGGGCTGCCGAGACAGCCTCAAAAACTAGGGCAAGGGCAGCAACAGCCTCAAAAACCAGGTCAAGAGCAGAAACAACAGCCTCAAACGCCAGAGCAAGGGCAGCAACAACAGCCTGAAAAACCAGGGCAAGGGCGGCAACAACCTCAGAAACCAGGGCAAGGGCAGCgacaacagcctcaaaaggaaGGTGAAGGGCAGCAACAACAGCCTCACAGGCCAGGGCAAGGGCAGCAACAACAGCCTCAAACGCTAGGGCAAGGACAGCAACAACAGCCTCAAACGCTAGGGCAAGGACAGCAACAACAGCCTCAAAAGACAGAGCAAGGACAGCAACAACAGCCTCAAACGCTAGGGCAAGGACAGCAACAACAACCTCAAAAGACAGGGCAAGGGCAGCAACAGCCTCAAAAAACAGGGCAAGGGCAGCACCAACAGCCTCAAAAGACAGGGCAAGGGCAAATACGACACCCTCAAAAACCAGAGCAagggcagcagcaacagcctCAAAAGACAGGGCAAGGGCAAATACGACACCCTCAAAAACCTGAGCAAGGGGAGCAACGACACCCTCAAAAACCATGGCAAGGGGAGCAGCAACAGCCTCGCAAAACAGAGCAAGGGCAGCAACCACAACCCCAAAAACCAGAGCAAGGGCAGCAACAAGAGCCTCAAAAACCAGAGCAAGGGCACCAACAAGAGCctcaaaaggcagggcaaggtCAACAACCTCAAAAAGCAGGGCAAGGACAGCAACGACAGCCTCAAAAGACAGGGCAagggcagcagcaacaacagcctcAAAAGACAGGGCAAGGGCAACAACAGCCTCAAAAGACAGGGCAAGGGCAACAACAGCCTCAAAAAGCAGGACAAGGGCAGCAACAACACCCCCAAAAACCAGAGCAAGGGCAGCAACAACACCCTCAAAAGACAGGGCAAGGGCAGCAACGACACCCACAAAAAACAGAGCAAGGGCAACGGCAGCCTCAAAAGACAGGGCAAGGGCAGCAACAACAGCCTCAAAAGACAGGGCAagggcagcagcaacagcctCGCAAACCAGAGCAAGGGCAGCAACCACACCCTCAAAATACAGGACAAGGGCAGCAACAACAGTCTCGCAAACCAGAGCAAGGGCAACGGCAGCCTCAAAAGACAGGGCAAGGGCAGCGACAACAGCCTCAAAATACAGGGCaagggcagcagcaacagctgctcAAACCAGAGCAAGGACAGGAACAGCCTCAAAAAACAAGGCAAGGGCAGGAACGACACCCTCAAAAACCAGAGCAAGGGCAGCAACGACAGCCACTCAAACCAGAGCAAGGGCAGCACCAACAGCCTCAAAAGACAGGGCAAAGGCAGCAACAACAAGAGCCTCAAAAAGCAGGTCAAGGTCAACAACCTCAAAAAGCAGGGCAAGGACAGCAACAAGAGCCTCAAAACACAGGGCAAGGGCAGCAACAAGAGCCTCAAAACACAGGGCAAGGGCAGCAACAACAAAAGCCTCAAAAGACAgggcataggcaccaacaatacCCTCAAAAGACAGGGCATAGGCACCAGCAACAGCATCAGAAGACAGGGCAagggcagcagcaacagcctTGCAAACCAGAGCAAGGGCAGCAATCACACCCTCAAAAACCAGAGCAAGGGCAGCACCAACAGCCTCAAAAGACAGGGCAAAGGCAGCAACAACAAGAGCCTCAAAAAGCAGGTCAAGGTCAACAACCTCAAAAAGAAGGGCAAGGACAGCAACAAGAGCCTCAAAACACAGAGCAAGCGCGGCAACATCCTCAAAAGACAGG GGCAGCAACACAGCCTACAAAAACAGGCAAGGGCAGAGATCCTCAAAAGACAGGCAAGGGCAGCACAACAGCCTCGAAACCAGGCAAGGGCAGCACAACACCTCAAAACCAGAGCAAGGGCAGCAACACCCTCAAAAGACAGGGCAAGGGCAGCAACAACAGCCTCAAAAGACAGGGCAAGGGCAGCAAGAACAGCCTCAAAAGACAGGGCAAGGGCAGCAACAACAGCCTCAAAAACAGGGCAAGGGCAGCAGCAACGCCTCAAAACCAGAGCAAGGCAGCAACAAGCCTCAAAACAGGCAAGGAACAACAAGCCTCGCAAACCAGAGCAAGGGCAGCAACGACACCCTCAAAAACCAGAGCAAGGGACAGCAACGACAGCCACTCAAACCAGAGCAAGGGCAGCACCAACAGCCTCAAAAGACAGGGCAAAGGCAGCAACAACAAGAGCCTCAAAAAGCAGGTCAAGGTCAACAACCTCAAAAAGCAGGGCAAGGACAGCAACAAGAGCCTCAAAACACAGGGCAAGGGCAGCAGGAACAGCCTCAAAACACAGGGCAAGGGCAGCAACAACAAAAGCCTCAAAAGACAgggcataggcaccaacaatacCCTCAAAAGACAGGGCATAGGCACCAGCAACAGCCTCAGAAGACAGGGCAagggcagcagcaacagcctTGCAAACCAGAGCAAGGGCAGCAATCACACCCTCAAAAACCAGAGCAAGGGCAGCACCAACAGCCTCAAAAGACAGGGCAAAGGCAGCAACAACAAGAGCCTCAAAAAGCAGGTCAAGGTCAACAACCTCAAAAAGAAGG ACAGGGCAagggcagcagcaacagcctCGCAAACCAGAGCAAGGGCAGCAACACACACCTCAAAAACAGAGCAAGGGCAGCGACACACTCAAAAACCAGAGCAAGGGCAGCAACAACAGCCTCAGAAGACAGGGCAAGGGCAGCAGCAACATCCCCAAAAGACAGAGCAagggcagcagcaacagcctCGCAAACCAGAGCAAGGGCAGCAACCACACCCTCAAAAACCAGAGCAAGGGCAGCAACCACACCCTCAAAAACCAGAGCAAGGGCAGCAACGACGGCCTCAAAAACCAGGGCAGCAACATCACCCTCATAGGTCGGGGCAAGAGCAGCAACAGCACCCTCATAGGTCAGGGCAAGAGCAGCAACAGCACCCTCATAGGTCAGGGCAAGGGCAGCAACAGCACCCTCATAGGTCGGGGCAAGAGCAGCAACAGCACCCTCATAGGTCAGGGCAAGAGCAGCAACAGCACCCTCATAGGTCAGGGCAAGGGCAGCAGCCACGACAACGCCACGCCAAGCCAGAGCAGATGGGAAAAAGGCAGCGGTTACAGCATCGCCAACAGCAAGAACAACAAAAGCTGGAGGAGAAGCAGGATGAAGATGGAgacaatacaggaggaggagaaggaggaagaagagagggggagggtgatgaagaggaggaggaagaagaagaggggaaagaaaaggagaaggagaaggaggagaaaaaggaagaggaaaaggagagagaggagaaagaagaggagaaagaggaggagaaagaggaggaggaggaggagaataggaaagaggaggaggaggagaaggaagaggaagaagagaaggagatggaggaggatggtgaagaTCATCAAGAACATAAGAAACAAGAGAGGGAAGAAGGTGGGAAAGAAAGAGGCGAAAATGAAGTGGATAAGGAAGAggaagtaggagtaggaggaggaggaggaggaagagaggacgaACAAGAGGAGGAGAGGTCGGCGGAGTACCAGAGGCAGCAGGAGTACGGAGTGGGTGAGGTACAACCTCGTCAGCTACAACATTACCAATGGGAGACTTCTCTCCAGGAGCAGTTCCAGGCTCAGCACCAGAGCTGCCGCTACTTCTACGTCACGGACTTCCTCCTCGATGGG GATGGTATGTCCCGGAAAGTGCGTCACCTCCACTTCCACATGTGCGGGGAGAAGATGCTGCAGTACCCTGGCTTCCTCCTGCTGGCCCACAGAGCCATCAACCACCAGGAGATGAGTGGCGGACCCATCATAGTGCACTGCGC CGACGGAGCCGATTACTCGGGCGCCTTCGTCGCCCTGACTAGACTGATCCAGAAGGAGGTCGACTGCCCCAATGTCAAGTTCATCGACATCTTCGAAGCTGTCGAGCACGTCAGGCAGTACCTCCCCCGCGCCGTCTACCAGTTT ggatgctaCAGATTCCTCTACAAGTGCATGCAGAAGTTTCTCTCCAAGATCGTCTACCTCGGACACTGGCCCTCGAAGGAGGAGCTGCCGCGGGAGGCGACGACGAATCTATCGCGAAGAATGGGGATCGACAGTCTGTTACAGAGGATCAAGTCCCAATACCCGGATATTTACAAGAGCCACGCGGGACGGCTCTCGGAGCGTAGGGGAGAGAAGGAAGCTTATCTCGACCTCTTCCGAGAGGTCATAGAGACCATTGAGAGCCAGACAGACGACAAGGGACCCTTCAAGACCCGGAGGTGCAAGGTCATACCAAAAGTTCGTAAGAGGCCAAAGACCTTCCCTGCCTGCACACGGGGCCTGTGTAACCTCAGACACGTGCCACTCTCCTCCCTGAAGAAGGCGATGGTTAAGCTGGACAAAAAGTAA